A window of the Zeugodacus cucurbitae isolate PBARC_wt_2022May chromosome 2, idZeuCucr1.2, whole genome shotgun sequence genome harbors these coding sequences:
- the LOC105215703 gene encoding synaptic vesicle glycoprotein 2B isoform X2 produces the protein MEENVGSTTPTSDNRKDEPADFEHAMNATGFGLFHLVLLIVGIFAACAAVFETTTMSYILPIAECDLKMTLFDKGILNGATYAGMITSAVIWGYLADTVGRRKVLIYGYLIDAVCVLCSSLTQNFEMLVAFKFLGGFIVNGPGAVLLTYLTEMHGSEHRPRVLMVYGMVMSLATLIMPLLAWGIFPRDWKFVLFNYLIIHPWQIFLAVCSIPSVIGGLGLIALPESPKFLMSQGRNAEALLAFQKIYAVNNRTSMSAYPIKELVEEVPNRTSNVNEHVFTIENKPIKPKYKREPRTFSQAFKEGIEQIKPMFRKPLLGHSLHAYAMQFFILLGLNTIRLWLPQLFASIAEYEALDGADSGSANLCAILEYSVNRTSLISDFQDSCAQLPKVSIDLYTNNIIVALVGLVAYSFAGIIVRAVGAKRLLIYGLLISGVLGIALYWSVNGLSTLIISSVFLAVSAVSTSSLLGVVLSLFPTSLRSLVVAIAMMFGRLGALSGNMLFPVFMEMGCIQPFLMVGGVLLVT, from the exons ATGGAAGAAAATGTTGGGTCCACAACACCAACAAGTGATAACCGAAAAG atGAACCAGCCGACTTTGAGCACGCCATGAATGCAACAGGTTTCGGGCTATTCCACTTAGTTTTGCTTATAGTTGGTATATTTGCCGCCTGCGCTGCTGTGTTTGAAACAACCACAATGTCATACATACTACCAATTGCTGAGTGTGATCTCAAAATGACTCTTTTTGACAAAGGAATTTTAAATGGAGCTACATATGCCGGTATGATAACTTCCGCAGTTATTTGGGGCTATCTCGCAGATACTGTTGGGAGGAGAAAAGTTCTGATTTACGGTTATTTAATTGACGCTGTTTGCGTACTCTGCAGCTCCTTGACGCAGAATTTTGAAATGCTTGtagcatttaaatttttgggCGGCTTCAT CGTTAATGGTCCTGGTGCAGTACTGCTAACATATTTAACTGAGATGCACGGCTCCGAGCATCGACCACGAGTTCTTATGGTTTACGGAATGGTTATGTCTTTGGCCACACTTATAATGCCACTGTTAGCATGGGGAATATTCCCACGTGATTGGAAATTCGTAttgttcaattatttaataa TACATCCTTGGCAAATATTTTTGGCAGTATGCAGTATACCAAGTGTAATCGGTGGATTAGGACTAATTGCTTTACCTGAGAGCCCGAAATTTCTCATGTCTCAAGGCAGAAATGCTGAGGCCCTTCTAGCATTCCAAAAGATTTATGCTGTTAATAACAGAACAAGCATGAGCGCTTATCCA ATCAAAGAGCTGGTTGAGGAAGTTCCGAATCGTACCTCGAATGTTAATGAGCATGTTTTTACCATAGAAAACAAACCAATTAAGCCGAAATACAAACGTGAACCCAGAACATTCTCACAAGCTTTTAAGGAAGGTATCGAACAGATTAAGCCCATGTTCAGAAAGCCTCTATTGGGTCACTCTCTTCATGCGTATGCAATGcaattctttattttacttGG TTTAAATACCATTCGACTGTGGCTGCCTCAACTTTTCGCATCCATCGCTGAATACGAAGCTCTAGACGGCGCTGATTCTGGCTCAGCGAACTTATGTGCTATTCTCGAGTACAGCGTAAATAGAACATCGCTCATTTCAGATTTTCAGGACTCATGCGCacaa CTGCCAAAAGTGTCAATAGATCTGTACACGAATAATATTATCGTCGCCTTGGTCGGTTTGGTGGCGTACTCTTTTGCTGGTATAATTGTGCGGGCTGTAGGAGCGAAGCGTTTACTGA TTTATGGGCTCTTAATATCTGGAGTCCTCGGCATAGCACTCTATTGGTCAGTAAATGGGCTTTCTACTCTGATTATATCATCTGTGTTTTTAGCAGTGTCGGCCGTATCAACATCATCTCTATTAGGAGTGGTACTTTCCCTTTTCCCAACCTCTTTACG ATCGCTGGTAGTTGCAATAGCAATGATGTTTGGCCGGTTAGGCGCTTTGTCTGGAAACATGTTATTCCCTGTTTTTATGGAAATGGGATGCATACAACCTTTCCTAATGGTCGGTGGTGTATTGCTTG ttacttaA
- the LOC105215701 gene encoding tachykinin-like peptides receptor 86C isoform X1: MSDIVDTELLVNCTILAVRRFGLNTIVNSSLLNTLNRSEVINLLSGIIENKENLDNINDAKDFLTECLFPSPTRPYELPWEQKTIWAIIFGMMLFVAIAGNCIVLWIVAGHRSMRTVTNYFLLNLSIADLLMSSLNCVFNFIFMLNSDWPFGAIYCTINNFMANVTVSTSVFTLVAISLDRYFAIVHPLKRRTSRRKVRIILALIWVISCILAAPCLLYSSTMTKRYYNGKSRTVCFMMWPDGRYPTSISDYAYNIIILILTYGIPMVVMLICYTLMGRVLWGSRSIGENIDRQMESMKSKRKVVRMFIAIVLIFAICWLPYHLFFIYAYHNNDITSAKYVQHMYLGFYWLAMSNAMVNPIIYYWMNKRFRLYFQRIICCCCYGAVNRKTDSPNLIANKNSFQKTIKVEGKNIWKRSTMETQIQVAQTSLRERITTDRTPNKIVVDCIQEKAKDDSSPIYMSTKSVAEQQQIIIKCISCDEDNKQGKDIQEKDKKDTL; encoded by the exons ATGTCGGACATCGTGGATACGGAATTGCTAGTGAATTGCACAATACTTGCCGTGAGACGTTTCGGACTCAACACGATTGTAAATTCATCTTTATTGAATACCCTGAATCGTTCAGAAGTTATCAATCTACTTTCTGGAATAATAGAGAATAAGGAAAACTTAGACAATATTAATGATGCAAA gGACTTTTTAACCGAATGCTTATTCCCGTCACCGACAAGACCATACGAATTGCCATGGGaacaaaaaactatttgggCAATTATCTTCGGTATGATGCTGTTTGTTGCAATTGCCGGAAACTGCATTGTCTTGTGGATTGTTGCGG GTCATCGAAGTATGCGAACTGTTACAAACTACTTTTTGCTGAATTTGAGTATTGCCGATTTGCTGATGTCCTCGCTGAACTGCGTTTTCAATTTCATCTTTATGCTAAATTCGGATTGGCCCTTTGGTGCTATTTACTgcacaataaataatttcatggcGAATGTGACCGTCTCGACATCGGTGTTTACTCTTGTGGCAATATCACTGGATAG ATATTTTGCAATTGTTCATCCTTTGAAGAGAAGAACTTCAAGACGAAAAGTACGGATCATTCTGGCCCTAATATGGGTTATTAGTTGCATCCTAGCAGCTCCCTGTTTACTGTACTCCAGCACAATGACAAAAAG atattacaATGGGAAATCGAGAACTGTGTGCTTTATGATGTGGCCAGATGGACGCTATCCAACATCGATATCAGATTACGC CTACAACATTATAATCCTTATACTAACATATGGAATTCCAATGGTTGTCATGCTAATATGCTACACCTTGATGGGTCGTGTCCTCTG GGGTAGCCGATCTATTGGGGAGAACATTGATCGTCAAATGGAGTCGATGAAGTCGAAGAGAAAGGTGGTGCGAATGTTTATCGCAATCGTTTTAATTTTCGCGATTTGTTGGTTGCCATACCATTTGTTCTTCATCTATGCTTATCACAACAACGACATCACATCGGCCaaatatgtgcaacatatgtatCTGGGCTTCTACTGGTTAGCTATGTCAAATGCCATGGTAAAtccaataatatattattggaTGAACAAAAG attTCGGTTGTACTTCCAAAGGAtcatatgttgttgctgttatggcGCAGTTAATCGCAAAACGGATTCTCCGAATTTAATCGCTAATAAAAACAGTTTCCAGAAAACAATTAAAG TAGAGGGCAAAAACATTTGGAAGCGGAGCACAATGGAAACACAAATTCAGGTGGCACAGACCTCACTTCGCGAAAGAATCACCACGGATAGAACTCCGAATAAAATCGTTGTGGATTGTATACAAGAGAAAGCCAAAGATGACAGTTCTCCAATATATATGTCCACAAAAAGCGTGGCTGAACAACagcaaattataattaaatgtatttcctGTGACGAGGACAATAAACAAGGTAAAGATATTCAGGAAAAGGATAAAAAGGACACACTCTGA
- the LOC105215701 gene encoding tachykinin-like peptides receptor 86C isoform X2: protein MSDIVDTELLVNCTILAVRRFGLNTIVNSSLLNTLNRSEVINLLSGIIENKENLDNINDAKDFLTECLFPSPTRPYELPWEQKTIWAIIFGMMLFVAIAGNCIVLWIVAGHRSMRTVTNYFLLNLSIADLLMSSLNCVFNFIFMLNSDWPFGAIYCTINNFMANVTVSTSVFTLVAISLDRYFAIVHPLKRRTSRRKVRIILALIWVISCILAAPCLLYSSTMTKRYYNGKSRTVCFMMWPDGRYPTSISDYAYNIIILILTYGIPMVVMLICYTLMGRVLWGSRSIGENIDRQMESMKSKRKVVRMFIAIVLIFAICWLPYHLFFIYAYHNNDITSAKYVQHMYLGFYWLAMSNAMVNPIIYYWMNKRFRLYFQRIICCCCYGAVNRKTDSPNLIANKNSFQKTIKEGKNIWKRSTMETQIQVAQTSLRERITTDRTPNKIVVDCIQEKAKDDSSPIYMSTKSVAEQQQIIIKCISCDEDNKQGKDIQEKDKKDTL from the exons ATGTCGGACATCGTGGATACGGAATTGCTAGTGAATTGCACAATACTTGCCGTGAGACGTTTCGGACTCAACACGATTGTAAATTCATCTTTATTGAATACCCTGAATCGTTCAGAAGTTATCAATCTACTTTCTGGAATAATAGAGAATAAGGAAAACTTAGACAATATTAATGATGCAAA gGACTTTTTAACCGAATGCTTATTCCCGTCACCGACAAGACCATACGAATTGCCATGGGaacaaaaaactatttgggCAATTATCTTCGGTATGATGCTGTTTGTTGCAATTGCCGGAAACTGCATTGTCTTGTGGATTGTTGCGG GTCATCGAAGTATGCGAACTGTTACAAACTACTTTTTGCTGAATTTGAGTATTGCCGATTTGCTGATGTCCTCGCTGAACTGCGTTTTCAATTTCATCTTTATGCTAAATTCGGATTGGCCCTTTGGTGCTATTTACTgcacaataaataatttcatggcGAATGTGACCGTCTCGACATCGGTGTTTACTCTTGTGGCAATATCACTGGATAG ATATTTTGCAATTGTTCATCCTTTGAAGAGAAGAACTTCAAGACGAAAAGTACGGATCATTCTGGCCCTAATATGGGTTATTAGTTGCATCCTAGCAGCTCCCTGTTTACTGTACTCCAGCACAATGACAAAAAG atattacaATGGGAAATCGAGAACTGTGTGCTTTATGATGTGGCCAGATGGACGCTATCCAACATCGATATCAGATTACGC CTACAACATTATAATCCTTATACTAACATATGGAATTCCAATGGTTGTCATGCTAATATGCTACACCTTGATGGGTCGTGTCCTCTG GGGTAGCCGATCTATTGGGGAGAACATTGATCGTCAAATGGAGTCGATGAAGTCGAAGAGAAAGGTGGTGCGAATGTTTATCGCAATCGTTTTAATTTTCGCGATTTGTTGGTTGCCATACCATTTGTTCTTCATCTATGCTTATCACAACAACGACATCACATCGGCCaaatatgtgcaacatatgtatCTGGGCTTCTACTGGTTAGCTATGTCAAATGCCATGGTAAAtccaataatatattattggaTGAACAAAAG attTCGGTTGTACTTCCAAAGGAtcatatgttgttgctgttatggcGCAGTTAATCGCAAAACGGATTCTCCGAATTTAATCGCTAATAAAAACAGTTTCCAGAAAACAATTAAAG AGGGCAAAAACATTTGGAAGCGGAGCACAATGGAAACACAAATTCAGGTGGCACAGACCTCACTTCGCGAAAGAATCACCACGGATAGAACTCCGAATAAAATCGTTGTGGATTGTATACAAGAGAAAGCCAAAGATGACAGTTCTCCAATATATATGTCCACAAAAAGCGTGGCTGAACAACagcaaattataattaaatgtatttcctGTGACGAGGACAATAAACAAGGTAAAGATATTCAGGAAAAGGATAAAAAGGACACACTCTGA
- the LOC105215703 gene encoding synaptic vesicle glycoprotein 2B isoform X1 translates to MEENVGSTTPTSDNRKDEPADFEHAMNATGFGLFHLVLLIVGIFAACAAVFETTTMSYILPIAECDLKMTLFDKGILNGATYAGMITSAVIWGYLADTVGRRKVLIYGYLIDAVCVLCSSLTQNFEMLVAFKFLGGFIVNGPGAVLLTYLTEMHGSEHRPRVLMVYGMVMSLATLIMPLLAWGIFPRDWKFVLFNYLIIHPWQIFLAVCSIPSVIGGLGLIALPESPKFLMSQGRNAEALLAFQKIYAVNNRTSMSAYPIKELVEEVPNRTSNVNEHVFTIENKPIKPKYKREPRTFSQAFKEGIEQIKPMFRKPLLGHSLHAYAMQFFILLGLNTIRLWLPQLFASIAEYEALDGADSGSANLCAILEYSVNRTSLISDFQDSCAQLPKVSIDLYTNNIIVALVGLVAYSFAGIIVRAVGAKRLLIYGLLISGVLGIALYWSVNGLSTLIISSVFLAVSAVSTSSLLGVVLSLFPTSLRSLVVAIAMMFGRLGALSGNMLFPVFMEMGCIQPFLMVGGVLLAAGALACILPNSDEITLK, encoded by the exons ATGGAAGAAAATGTTGGGTCCACAACACCAACAAGTGATAACCGAAAAG atGAACCAGCCGACTTTGAGCACGCCATGAATGCAACAGGTTTCGGGCTATTCCACTTAGTTTTGCTTATAGTTGGTATATTTGCCGCCTGCGCTGCTGTGTTTGAAACAACCACAATGTCATACATACTACCAATTGCTGAGTGTGATCTCAAAATGACTCTTTTTGACAAAGGAATTTTAAATGGAGCTACATATGCCGGTATGATAACTTCCGCAGTTATTTGGGGCTATCTCGCAGATACTGTTGGGAGGAGAAAAGTTCTGATTTACGGTTATTTAATTGACGCTGTTTGCGTACTCTGCAGCTCCTTGACGCAGAATTTTGAAATGCTTGtagcatttaaatttttgggCGGCTTCAT CGTTAATGGTCCTGGTGCAGTACTGCTAACATATTTAACTGAGATGCACGGCTCCGAGCATCGACCACGAGTTCTTATGGTTTACGGAATGGTTATGTCTTTGGCCACACTTATAATGCCACTGTTAGCATGGGGAATATTCCCACGTGATTGGAAATTCGTAttgttcaattatttaataa TACATCCTTGGCAAATATTTTTGGCAGTATGCAGTATACCAAGTGTAATCGGTGGATTAGGACTAATTGCTTTACCTGAGAGCCCGAAATTTCTCATGTCTCAAGGCAGAAATGCTGAGGCCCTTCTAGCATTCCAAAAGATTTATGCTGTTAATAACAGAACAAGCATGAGCGCTTATCCA ATCAAAGAGCTGGTTGAGGAAGTTCCGAATCGTACCTCGAATGTTAATGAGCATGTTTTTACCATAGAAAACAAACCAATTAAGCCGAAATACAAACGTGAACCCAGAACATTCTCACAAGCTTTTAAGGAAGGTATCGAACAGATTAAGCCCATGTTCAGAAAGCCTCTATTGGGTCACTCTCTTCATGCGTATGCAATGcaattctttattttacttGG TTTAAATACCATTCGACTGTGGCTGCCTCAACTTTTCGCATCCATCGCTGAATACGAAGCTCTAGACGGCGCTGATTCTGGCTCAGCGAACTTATGTGCTATTCTCGAGTACAGCGTAAATAGAACATCGCTCATTTCAGATTTTCAGGACTCATGCGCacaa CTGCCAAAAGTGTCAATAGATCTGTACACGAATAATATTATCGTCGCCTTGGTCGGTTTGGTGGCGTACTCTTTTGCTGGTATAATTGTGCGGGCTGTAGGAGCGAAGCGTTTACTGA TTTATGGGCTCTTAATATCTGGAGTCCTCGGCATAGCACTCTATTGGTCAGTAAATGGGCTTTCTACTCTGATTATATCATCTGTGTTTTTAGCAGTGTCGGCCGTATCAACATCATCTCTATTAGGAGTGGTACTTTCCCTTTTCCCAACCTCTTTACG ATCGCTGGTAGTTGCAATAGCAATGATGTTTGGCCGGTTAGGCGCTTTGTCTGGAAACATGTTATTCCCTGTTTTTATGGAAATGGGATGCATACAACCTTTCCTAATGGTCGGTGGTGTATTGCTTG CTGCTGGTGCTTTAGCTTGCATTTTACCAAACTCCGACGAAATTACCTTAAAGTGA